From a region of the Anaeromyxobacter sp. genome:
- a CDS encoding TolC family protein, with the protein MLPSPPPPPCPTAGRAVAGRATLAALVAAAWLAAPASARADEHAHHHPPPAAPVDGPDAGLAAGVSLEAVLERVLSRHPALHEASARTAAEQARAGAAGRLPAPALEAQLYQAPLDRPAEWGRANMLMLGVRQGLPPPGLREARARAARAVADAGREGVGARRLELAAQARKAFAAYAHAAREEEVHLQHVDLNQQIVSLARGRFEAGRMSKRDLLRTTYELARLHADVAGVEAQSRATRALLNTLMARDPDAPLGPPVASTSSSPSATAEPPHPGPLPHLAGREGAHSAATSTPPPEPGTYAHAATHAPPLAALDERLAARPDLVAAARRVDEREAMLAGERREAAWPELMVGATYGYMPVDGIHTYTLTLGATLPWLWGGRAPLVEAAARDLEAERRALELMTRAARYEVREAAARLAAAREQHEILDRELEPQARRDAEAARLEFLTGQGEAVAALEALHMLLTVRVERSRALLLAEEAAADLDRAAGLPPLPSPGARP; encoded by the coding sequence GTGCTCCCGTCCCCCCCCCCGCCCCCCTGCCCCACCGCCGGCCGCGCCGTGGCCGGGCGCGCCACCCTGGCGGCCCTGGTCGCCGCCGCGTGGCTGGCCGCGCCAGCGTCGGCGCGCGCCGACGAGCACGCCCACCATCACCCGCCCCCTGCCGCGCCGGTGGACGGACCGGACGCCGGGCTGGCCGCCGGCGTCAGCCTCGAGGCCGTGCTCGAGCGGGTCCTTTCCCGCCACCCGGCGCTGCACGAGGCCTCGGCCCGGACCGCCGCCGAGCAGGCCCGCGCGGGCGCCGCCGGGCGGCTGCCGGCGCCCGCGCTGGAGGCCCAGCTCTACCAGGCGCCGCTCGACCGGCCCGCCGAGTGGGGCCGCGCCAACATGCTCATGCTCGGCGTCCGACAGGGCCTCCCGCCGCCGGGCCTGCGCGAGGCCCGCGCCCGCGCGGCCCGGGCGGTGGCCGACGCCGGCCGCGAGGGGGTCGGGGCCCGCCGGCTGGAGCTCGCGGCGCAGGCCCGCAAGGCCTTCGCCGCCTACGCCCACGCCGCCCGGGAGGAGGAGGTCCACCTGCAGCACGTGGACCTCAACCAGCAGATCGTGTCGCTGGCGCGCGGGCGGTTCGAGGCCGGGAGGATGTCGAAGCGCGACCTGCTCCGCACCACCTACGAGCTGGCCCGGCTCCACGCCGACGTGGCCGGGGTGGAGGCGCAGTCGCGCGCCACCCGCGCGCTGCTCAACACCCTGATGGCCCGCGACCCGGACGCGCCCCTTGGACCACCGGTGGCGAGCACGAGCTCGTCCCCGTCCGCGACCGCAGAGCCCCCTCACCCCGGCCCTCTCCCCCATCTGGCCGGGCGAGAGGGAGCGCACAGCGCCGCGACCTCGACCCCACCCCCCGAACCCGGCACCTACGCCCACGCCGCCACCCACGCCCCGCCCCTGGCGGCGCTGGACGAACGGCTCGCCGCCCGCCCGGACCTGGTGGCCGCGGCCCGGCGGGTCGACGAGCGGGAGGCCATGCTGGCGGGCGAGCGCCGGGAGGCGGCCTGGCCGGAGCTCATGGTGGGCGCCACCTACGGCTACATGCCGGTGGACGGCATCCACACCTACACCCTGACCCTCGGCGCCACCCTGCCCTGGCTCTGGGGCGGCCGCGCGCCGCTGGTGGAGGCCGCCGCCCGCGACCTCGAGGCGGAGCGGCGCGCCCTGGAGCTCATGACCCGCGCCGCCCGCTACGAGGTGCGGGAGGCGGCGGCGCGGCTGGCCGCGGCCCGCGAGCAGCACGAGATCCTGGACCGCGAGCTCGAGCCGCAGGCGCGGCGCGACGCCGAGGCGGCCCGGCTGGAGTTCCTCACCGGGCAGGGCGAGGCGGTGGCGGCGCTGGAGGCGCTCCACATGCTCCTCACCGTCCGGGTCGAGCGGAGCCGGGCGCTCCTGCTCGCCGAGGAGGCCGCGGCGGACCTCGACCGCGCC